The genome window CAGAGTCAGCGAGTAATACCAGTCCTTCTGCAGCCTGCGGGCCTTGTCCACCACGTCGTCTCCCGCCGGGGCAAGATATTCCCGCAGCAGCCGGCTCCACTCGCCCTCGGTAAAGCGTATGTCGTTGAGGGCCTCTATCTGTCGGCGCAGGTTGTCGATGAGCGCCTGCTCGCTGTCAATGGACAGGTATTCATAGCCCTGCCCCTTGAGGGCGTCTATAAAGGCCTGCTCCAGCTCCGCCTCCGACTGGTATTGCCCGCTCCGGGGGAGCGGGGTGTATGAAGGCACTACCGTGCCCAGCTCTGTGTAGGTGTGGCTCGTGGGCATATGATCTTCCTGTTTTGCTGTTTTTATTGAAGCATAGACTTTGTGGTATGCGAACATGCTGTTACCGCTATATCTTTCCACTTTCCAAGCAGGTTAGCCTTATTGGTCTTTACCCAGTCAATTGCGGTTCCCTGCTGTCGGTATGGTAAATTGCCGGCAATTACTTCAGCGGTCTCTATATTTATGGTCACGGAAAATTCACCATATTTTGCGTGAACATGCGGTATGTTATGATTCTTCTCCCGGGTACGTATCTCGAATATTATTCCGTTAGCTTGACCCATCCTCGCACGGATCTCTGTGATTAGGAATACCGATTCCAGAAAGGAGATTATCTCGTGTGGAATATCCTTTGAGAATTTGATAGTCAGCCATTCTTTTTCACGGCTGCTATTCATTTTTTTTCTTCTCCTCAAATGCCAGGAGCCTGTTGCGGTAAAATTCGTATTGTTTGCGGCGGGCTTCCAGCTCCGCTTCCAGCTCCGCTTCCAGCTCCGCTTCCAGCTCTGTCCAACTATCCAGAATGCTGACGATCTCCTCCTGGACCTCCATAGGTGGCACGGGGACTTTGTATTGCATTATAATTTTCTTGTCTCCGCGAGGCATCTTTGAACCCTTGGAGTACTGCATGTCGAAGAAAAAGAATTGGTCAGATGACAAGCAGTAATACATAAACTTCTTGGATAATCTATTGTCTTTTATGTGTATAACAAGGACATCACCGTTTGTTCCGCCTACGCAGTCGGCAAGCCATATCTTTTTCAAATACGGCCTTATATTCCCTAATAATATATCGCCTTTTGAGAATTTTGTCAGACTTCCGTTGGTAGGAACATAATCAGAAAGAGTCTTGCCTCTTTTATTTTGCAGGAGGTTATCAACTCCGACATATGTCTCTGCATCTACCTGATTAGCACTAATTCGTTCTTTGCTAAATTCACACACATCCCCCAGCTTCTTGTATTCAACCCCATCTGGACAAAGCCTGTCCAAAAGCTCTTTCAGTGTACTCATAGCTTTGACGCCTCTTTATTACTGGTTGATCCGTATATCATCAGCTTGCCATTTCCTCAAATGTCAGCAGCCTGTCCCGGTAATATTTGTATTGCCTGCGGCGGGCTTCTATCTCCGCGGGAAGGCCTTCGCTTATACCAAAACAGAGTTTATCAAACCGGTCTAACAAACTTACAACTCTGCATTGTTCGTCTATTGTCGGCAACGGAACCTTTAAGTTTAGGATTGCTCCGGCCTTAATATATCCTTGGTTTGACGGGTTC of Abditibacteriota bacterium contains these proteins:
- a CDS encoding DUF4160 domain-containing protein, which produces MNSSREKEWLTIKFSKDIPHEIISFLESVFLITEIRARMGQANGIIFEIRTREKNHNIPHVHAKYGEFSVTINIETAEVIAGNLPYRQQGTAIDWVKTNKANLLGKWKDIAVTACSHTTKSMLQ
- a CDS encoding restriction endonuclease subunit S; translated protein: MSTLKELLDRLCPDGVEYKKLGDVCEFSKERISANQVDAETYVGVDNLLQNKRGKTLSDYVPTNGSLTKFSKGDILLGNIRPYLKKIWLADCVGGTNGDVLVIHIKDNRLSKKFMYYCLSSDQFFFFDMQYSKGSKMPRGDKKIIMQYKVPVPPMEVQEEIVSILDSWTELEAELEAELEAELEARRKQYEFYRNRLLAFEEKKKNE